In Hermetia illucens chromosome 1, iHerIll2.2.curated.20191125, whole genome shotgun sequence, one genomic interval encodes:
- the LOC119646747 gene encoding zinc finger protein 664 gives MEVHISPFHGINPNLPLTITPIMKSSNEQRFSGPDLTFHCMCCGDVFDNPQMLYQHMSKCHSNLNGHQQLKNEEMDEDDEDSFEYSSIMEPICELVHSDDDDDEDDRLRLYEFPTNSKMKQQPLNNKSERGEQSSPSPQMMEHDDENSSGSSTGIFPQHMPREALHGLYARQLPEQLGRQDERRNRREKVDSRQLINNCFQCSQCEKSFQNAGDLAKHVRSHTLNKPYQCSICDKTFTHIGSLNTHIRIHSGEKPYKCDICSKAFTQSSSLMVHLRSHAVKKPHQCHLCDKGFINSSSLVLHLKAHAEGNTFACTECDKEFKHSSMLAEHMRLHSYDLVYQCSICRKAYKHSSELVQHMKCHTGEKPFQCSICEKSFTQPGSLNTHMRIHTGERPFHCKICDKSFTQASSLTVHMKIHSGEKPYSCHICRKSYSQQSYLNKHIQYHIDNDRSEGLACLVCGALFRNTFEMHQHAVDKHENVLRDMRNRQMN, from the exons ATGGAAGTACACATCTCCCCGTTTCACGGCATTAATCCAAACCTTCCGCTGACAATAACGCCAATTATGAAATCTTCCAATGAACAACGTTTTTCTGGACCAGATTTAACGTTTCATTGTATGTGTTGTGGTGATGTTTTCGACAATCCTCAAATGTTGTACCAACATATGAGCAAGTGCCACTCGAATCTAAACGGACATCaacaattgaaaaatgaagaaatggaCGAAGACGATGAAGATTCTTTCGAGTATTCCAGTATCATGGAGCCAATTTGTGAATTGGTGCAttctgacgatgatgatgatgaagatgatcgTCTACGGTTATATGAGTTCCCAACGAATTCGAAAATGAAACAACAGCCCTTAAATAACAAAAGTGAAAGAGGAGAACAGTCGTCACCCAGTCCCCAAATGATGGAACACGATGATGAAAATTCTTCCGGATCTAGCACCGGAATTTTCCCACAGCACATGCCGCGAGAAGCTTTGCACGGACTTTATGCACGTCAGCTTCCAGAACAATTGGGCAGGCAGGATGAACGACGCAACCGCCGCGAAAAAGTCGACTCACGACAGCTCATTAATAACTGCTTCCAATGCTCGCAGTGTGAGAAGTCTTTCCAGAATGCGGGAGATCTGGCAAAACACGTACGATCACATACTTTGAACAAACCGTATCAATGTTCCATTTGTGATAAAACATTCACTCATATTGGTAGCTTGAATACCCATATTCGTATACATAGTGGCGAAAAACCTTATAAATGTGATATTTGCTCGAAAGCTTTCACACAATCTAGCAGTCTCATGGTGCATCTGAGGTCGCATGCGGTAAAGAAACCACATCAATGCCATTTATGTGACAAAG GTTTTATAAATTCGAGCAGCTTAGTACTGCATCTGAAAGCGCACGCCGAGGGAAACACTTTCGCTTGCACTGAATGTGATAAAGAATTTAAGCACTCAAGCATGCTTGCTGAACATATGCGTCTTCATTCTTATGATCTTGTCTACCAATGCTCCATTTGCCGTAAAGCTTACAAACATTCTAGTGAGCTAGTACAGCACATGAAATGCCATACAGGGGAGAAACCCTTCCAATGTTCCATCTGCGAGAAATCATTCACGCAACCTGGCAGCTTAAACACGCATATGCGGATACACACCGGAGAACGTCCATTCCATTGTAAAATTTGTGATAAATCGTTTACGCAAGCGTCCAGCCTCACTGTTCATATGAAGATACACAGCGGCGAAAAGCCATATTCATGCCATATTTGCCGAAAATCCTACAGCCAGCAGTCCTACTTGAACAAACACATACAATATCATATTGATAACGATCGTAGCGAAGGTTTAGCTTGCCTTGTCTGTGGCGCGCTATTCAGGAATACATTTGAAATGCATCAGCATGCAGTGGATAAGCATGAGAATGTACTGCGTGATATGCGGAATCGTCAAATGAATTAG
- the LOC119646362 gene encoding replication termination factor 2 yields MGCDGGTIPRRDELVRLKKKPEQKDKDAERQFRWLHCALTQQRLQQPIVMCGLGRLYSKQNIIEQLLEKDKMPESCSHIRSLKDVKNLNLTPNPAFKDDEKSEGILDTRSAPFICKLIGLEMSGKFRFVALWTCGCVFSERALKEVKSNVCALCQTPFQEQDVVILNGTDEEVDLMRVKMEARVARRKAAKKEKSSTKNKSDSAEPSTSKATIDDTIKVDTNTTALGKPAKSKVVLPAKRVGTLEDPAIKKLKTEYSVAKDPKATDVYKSLFTTHKSEQEQSRAHWVTYNPFYN; encoded by the coding sequence ATGGGTTGTGATGGAGGTACGATTCCGAGACGTGACGAACTAGTTAGACTGAAAAAGAAACCTGAACAGAAGGACAAGGACGCTGAACGGCAGTTTCGGTGGCTGCATTGTGCCTTAACTCAGCAAAGGCTACAACAACCAATTGTGATGTGTGGATTGGGTCGTTTGTACTCCAAACAGAATATTATCGAACAACTTCTTGAGAAAGACAAAATGCCCGAGTCGTGCAGTCATATCAGAAGCCTGAAGGATGTTAAGAATTTGAATCTAACACCAAATCCAGCCTTTAAAGATGATGAAAAATCAGAGGGTATTTTGGATACGCGTAGTGCTCCTTTCATATGCAAATTAATTGGTCTCGAAATGTCTGGAAAATTCCGTTTTGTCGCGCTCTGGACTTGCGGATGTGTGTTTTCCGAACGGGCGTTAAAGGAAGTGAAGAGTAATGTTTGTGCACTATGCCAGACCCCTTTCCAAGAGCAAGATGTGGTCATTTTAAATGGAACTGACGAAGAAGTTGACTTGATGCGAGTGAAAATGGAGGCGCGAGTAGCTCGACGAAAAGCAGCCAAAAAGGAAAAGAGCAGCACGAAAAATAAAAGTGATTCGGCGGAACCGTCCACCTCTAAAGCTACAATAGATGACACCATTAAAGTTGACACCAACACTACTGCCCTTGGAAAGCCTGCTAAGAGTAAAGTAGTACTGCCTGCAAAACGAGTAGGCACTCTGGAAGACCCGGCAATCAAAAAACTGAAAACGGAGTATAGTGTGGCGAAGGATCCGAAAGCTACTGATGTATATAAATCACTTTTCACGACACACAAAAGCGAGCAAGAACAGTCGAGAGCTCATTGGGTCACATATAATCCATTTTATAATTAA